A genomic window from Hippocampus zosterae strain Florida chromosome 13, ASM2543408v3, whole genome shotgun sequence includes:
- the LOC127612704 gene encoding guanine nucleotide-binding protein G(I)/G(S)/G(O) subunit gamma-13-like — protein MDDLDVPQMRREVESLQYQLAINREKSSITVTELVKWIESCVCEDPFLNPELMRANPWVEKGKCVIL, from the exons ATGGACGACTTAGACGTTCCCCAAATGCGGAGGGAAGTGGAATCTCTTCAGTATCAGCTGGCCATCAACAGGGAGAAGTCTTCCATCACAGTCACCGA GTTGGTGAAGTGGATTGAGAGTTGCGTGTGTGAGGACCCTTTCCTGAACCCTGAGCTGATGAGAGCAAATCCCTGGGTGGAGAAGGGGAAGTGTGTGATCCTCTGA